Proteins encoded by one window of Camelus dromedarius isolate mCamDro1 chromosome 27, mCamDro1.pat, whole genome shotgun sequence:
- the CCDC159 gene encoding coiled-coil domain-containing protein 159 isoform X4: MSRCNPLLAGLPLDPDCSVPCYCSHPSPSNECLPANKKCDKCWGSSSDKTLEYTFHWSRTLEPETLEPPASENTATIGDWRPGRDPGPQSNGSPPLPYSESQEHCNDQDLPKRHHSNAKKSSETGSSKAKVKPTVMIPDSQKLLRCELESLKSQLQAQTKAFEFLNHSVTLLEKESCLQQIKIQQLEEVLAPTSRQTDKEGHKWDLEEGRQELYGALAQGLQGLQKSLRDSEEVQRARTTRCLQLLAQEIRDSKKFLWEELELVREEVTFIYQKLQAQEEEITQNLVNIQKMQKTQVKCRKVLTKMKQQGYETSNWPETEELKPGGSGSWRDDLQKELGDIWSAVHVLQNSFDGLAISSGGRPKAASLRGYKGHRCLSPPLPSWDSDSDSDQDPSQPPLSKSRSFPPA, from the exons ATGAGCAGGTG CAACCCTCTTCTGGCCGGCCTACCCCTGGACCCTGACTGCTCCGTGCCTTGCTACTGCTCACATCCCTCACCCTCCAACGAGTGTTTGCCTGCTAACAAGAAGTGTGACAAGTGCTGGG GCTCTTCCTCAGACAAGACCTTGGAATATACTTTTCACTGGTCCAGGACCCTAGAACCAGAGACCTTGGAGCCCCCTGCATCTGAGAACACAGCCACAATTGGTGactggaggccagggagggatCCGGGGCCTCAGTCAAATGGATCTCCCCCACTCCCCTACTCAGAATCACAGGAGCACTGTAATGACCAGGACCTTCCAAAGAGGCATCACAGCAACGCTAAG AAGTCCTCGGAGACCGGCTCTTCCAAAGCCAAAG TTAAGCCCACCGTGATGATCCCCGACTCCCAGAAGCTTCTGAGATGTGAACTGGAGTCACTCAAGAGCCAGCTACAGGCCCAGACCAAG GCTTTTGAGTTCCTAAACCACTCAGTGACCTTGTTGGAGAAGGAGAGCTGCCTGCAGCAAATCAAGATCCAACAGCTTGAAG AGGTGCTGGCCCCCACGAGCCGCCAGACAGACAAGGAGGGGCACAAGTGGGACTTGGAGGAGGGACGGCAGGAGCTATATGGGGCCCTGGCTCAAGGTCTGCAAGGGCTACAGAAGAGCCTGCGTGATAGCGAGGAGGTGCAGCGGGCCCGCACCACCCGCTGCCTGCAGCTGCTGGCCCAGGAGATCCGGGACAG CAAGAAGTTCCTGTGGGAGGAGCTGGAGCTGGTGCGAGAGGAGGTGACCTTCATTTATCAGAAGCTTC aggCACAGGAAGAGGAAATCACACAGAACCTGGTGAACATCCAAAAGATGCAGAAGACACAGGTGAAGTGTCGCAAG GTCCTGACCAAGATGAAACAGCAGGGGTATGAGACATCCAACTGGCCAGAGACTGAGGAGTTGAAACCAGGAGGCAGTGGCTCCTGGAGGGATGACCTCCAGAAGGAACTGGGTGACATATG GTCTGCTGTGCACGTGCTACAGAACTCCTTTGATGGCCTCGCCATATCCTCAGGGGGCCGCCCCAAGGCCGCAAGCC
- the CCDC159 gene encoding coiled-coil domain-containing protein 159 isoform X6 codes for MSRCNPLLAGLPLDPDCSVPCYCSHPSPSNECLPANKKCDKCWGSSSDKTLEYTFHWSRTLEPETLEPPASENTATIGDWRPGRDPGPQSNGSPPLPYSESQEHCNDQDLPKRHHSNAKKSSETGSSKAKVKPTVMIPDSQKLLRCELESLKSQLQAQTKAFEFLNHSVTLLEKESCLQQIKIQQLEEVLAPTSRQTDKEGHKWDLEEGRQELYGALAQGLQGLQKSLRDSEEVQRARTTRCLQLLAQEIRDSKKFLWEELELVREEVTFIYQKLQAQEEEITQNLVNIQKMQKTQVKCRKVLTKMKQQGYETSNWPETEELKPGGSGSWRDDLQKELGDIWL; via the exons ATGAGCAGGTG CAACCCTCTTCTGGCCGGCCTACCCCTGGACCCTGACTGCTCCGTGCCTTGCTACTGCTCACATCCCTCACCCTCCAACGAGTGTTTGCCTGCTAACAAGAAGTGTGACAAGTGCTGGG GCTCTTCCTCAGACAAGACCTTGGAATATACTTTTCACTGGTCCAGGACCCTAGAACCAGAGACCTTGGAGCCCCCTGCATCTGAGAACACAGCCACAATTGGTGactggaggccagggagggatCCGGGGCCTCAGTCAAATGGATCTCCCCCACTCCCCTACTCAGAATCACAGGAGCACTGTAATGACCAGGACCTTCCAAAGAGGCATCACAGCAACGCTAAG AAGTCCTCGGAGACCGGCTCTTCCAAAGCCAAAG TTAAGCCCACCGTGATGATCCCCGACTCCCAGAAGCTTCTGAGATGTGAACTGGAGTCACTCAAGAGCCAGCTACAGGCCCAGACCAAG GCTTTTGAGTTCCTAAACCACTCAGTGACCTTGTTGGAGAAGGAGAGCTGCCTGCAGCAAATCAAGATCCAACAGCTTGAAG AGGTGCTGGCCCCCACGAGCCGCCAGACAGACAAGGAGGGGCACAAGTGGGACTTGGAGGAGGGACGGCAGGAGCTATATGGGGCCCTGGCTCAAGGTCTGCAAGGGCTACAGAAGAGCCTGCGTGATAGCGAGGAGGTGCAGCGGGCCCGCACCACCCGCTGCCTGCAGCTGCTGGCCCAGGAGATCCGGGACAG CAAGAAGTTCCTGTGGGAGGAGCTGGAGCTGGTGCGAGAGGAGGTGACCTTCATTTATCAGAAGCTTC aggCACAGGAAGAGGAAATCACACAGAACCTGGTGAACATCCAAAAGATGCAGAAGACACAGGTGAAGTGTCGCAAG GTCCTGACCAAGATGAAACAGCAGGGGTATGAGACATCCAACTGGCCAGAGACTGAGGAGTTGAAACCAGGAGGCAGTGGCTCCTGGAGGGATGACCTCCAGAAGGAACTGGGTGACATATG
- the RAB3D gene encoding ras-related protein Rab-3D — translation MASAGDPQTGQRDAADQNFDYMFKLLLIGNSSVGKTSFLFRYADDSFTPAFVSTVGIDFKVKTVYRHDKRIKLQIWDTAGQERYRTITTAYYRGAMGFLLMYDVANQESFAAVQDWATQIKTYSWDNAQVILVGNKCDLEDERVVPTEEGRRLADDLGFEFFEASAKESINVKQVFERLVDVICEKMNESLEPSSSPGSNGKGPALGDTPPPQPSGCSC, via the exons ATGGCATCAGCGGGAGACCCCCAGACGGGCCAGCGGGATGCAGCAGACCAGAACTTTGATTACATGTTCAAGTTGCTGCTCATCGGCAACAGCAGCGTGGGCAAGACGTCCTTCCTGTTCCGCTACGCCGACGACTCCTTCACGCCCGCCTTTGTCAGCACCGTGGGCATCGACTTCAAGGTCAAGACGGTCTACCGCCATGACAAGAGGATCAAGCTGCAGATCTGG gaCACGGCCGGCCAGGAGCGCTACCGTACAATCACCACAGCGTACTACCGCGGAGCCATGGGCTTCCTGCTCATGTATGATGTTGCCAACCAGGAGTCCTTTGCCGCCGTGCAGGACTG GGCCACACAGATCAAGACCTACTCCTGGGACAATGCTCAGGTCATCCTCGTGGGGAACAAGTGTGACCTGGAGGACGAACGTGTGGTGCCCACTGAGGAGGGCCGGAGGCTCGCCGATGACCTTG GTTTTGAGTTCTTCGAGGCCAGCGCCAAGGAGAGCATCAACGTGAAGCAGGTGTTTGAGCGCCTGGTGGACGTCATCTGCGAGAAGATGAATGAGTCCCTGGAACCTAGCTCCAGCCCGGGCAGCAATGGGAAAGGCCCGGCCTTGGGGGACACCCCACCCCCGCAGCCCAGTGGCTGCAGCTGCTAG
- the TSPAN16 gene encoding LOW QUALITY PROTEIN: tetraspanin-16 (The sequence of the model RefSeq protein was modified relative to this genomic sequence to represent the inferred CDS: deleted 1 base in 1 codon; substituted 1 base at 1 genomic stop codon): MAEMHTPYYSLKKLLSFFNGFVAVSMSQPRPWGFAALPPWLAPSKTEIISERWSSACLLHADXLCLVKGCVTALLGFAGYYGATKESRGTLLFVGDVAFVTLRKNYRSYNEPDEYSMEWTLVVEKLKCCGVRNYTDFAGSSFERTTGHTYPRSCCKSIETVACDGRNVSTDVIHQKGCSPKLLKITKTQSINLSGVSLGAAAVQVWPSSSATH; this comes from the exons ATGGCTGAAATGCACACTCCGTATTATTCCTTGAAGAAACTGTTATCTTTCTTCAATGGCTTCGTGGCTGTAAGTATGTCACAACCCAGGCCCTGGGGCTTTGCAGCCCTTCCTCCATGGCTGGCTCCTTCAAAGACAGAAATAA TTTCCGAGCGGTGGTCCTCTGCATGCCTGCTTCACGCTGACTAACTGTGCCTGGTAAAGGGCTGCGTCACGGCGCTGCTTGGCTTCGCCGGGTATTATGGAGCAACCAAAGAAAGCAGAGGCACCCTCTTGTTT GTGGGAGATG TGGCCTTCGTGACACTGAGGAAGAACTACAGAAGTTACAACGAGCCAGATGAA TATTCCATGGAATGGACTTTGGTCGTGGAGAAG CTAAAGTGCTGTGGAGTGAGGAACTACACAGATTTTGCTGGCTCCTCCTTTGAAAGGACCACTGGCCACACCTACCCCAGGAGCTGCTGTAAATCCATTGAGACCGTGGCCTGTGATGGGCGCAATGTGTCCACAGATGTCATCCACCAGAAA GGCTGTTCCCCTAAGCTCCTGAAAATAACCAAGACTCAGAGCATCAACCTGAGTGGGGTCTCCCTGGGGGCAGCAGCAGTGCAGGTATGGCCCAGCTCCTCTGCGACACACTGA
- the TMEM205 gene encoding transmembrane protein 205 translates to MEEGGDPGSLTKVVHLLVLSGAWGMQVWVTFISGFLLFRGLPRHTFGLVQSKLFPFYFHISMSCAFVNLCILASQHTWAQLTFWETSQLCLLLLSLTLATINARWLEPHTTAAMWSLQKVEKERGLGGEVAGSHQGSDPYRQLREQDPMYSALRQIFFRYHGLSSICNLGCLLCNGLHLAGLALSLRSL, encoded by the exons ATGGAGGAAGGCGGGGACCCAGGAAGCCTGACTAAGGTGGTCCATCTACTGGTCTTGTCAGGGGCCTGGGGCATGCAAGTGTGGGTGACTTTCATCTCAG GCTTCCTGCTTTTCCGAGGCCTTCCCCGACATACCTTTGGCCTCGTGCAGagcaaactcttccctttctaCTTCCACATCTCCATGAGCTGTGCCTTCGTCAACCTTTGCATCTTGGCATCACAGCACACCTGGGCTCAGCTCACATTCTGGGAGACCAGCCAG CTCTGCCTGCTACTCCTGAGTCTCACACTGGCCACCATCAACGCCCGCTGGCTGGAACCCCACACCACGGCCGCCATGTGGTCCCTGCAGAAAGTGGAGAAGGAGCGGGGCCTGGGCGGGGAGGTGGCTGGCAGCCACCAGGGCTCTGATCCCTACCGCCAGCTGCGGGAGCAGGACCCCATGTACAGTGCCCTCCGCCAGATCTTTTTCCGCTACCATGGCCTGTCCTCCATCTGCAATCTGGGCTGCCTCCTTTGCAATGGGCTCCACCTCGCAGGCCTCGCCCTGAGCCTCAGGAGCCTCTAG